One genomic region from Nymphaea colorata isolate Beijing-Zhang1983 chromosome 10, ASM883128v2, whole genome shotgun sequence encodes:
- the LOC116261681 gene encoding B3 domain-containing protein At3g19184-like isoform X2 codes for MVVGITKYEDIRQKRLEENKRRMEELKLPSLSNDLRKSAMKTSPAKKVKITPNRRIDSFFEVRRSSRVAKKPAPNYKETNYDDRRLLGRRIYSRPLLMSKHASNEARTFAIEKAETIQSGLDPQFPSFVKPMLHSHVAVGFWLGLSVEFCKLHLPKRDTIMILEDEDGEVYETKFLALKTRLSAGWRGFAIAHELIDGDAVIFQLVKLNKFKFTPK; via the exons ATGGTGGTGGGGATAACGAAATATGAGGACATTCGTCAGAAGCGGTTGGAAGAGAATAAAAGGAGAATGGAAGAGTTGAAGCTTCCTTCTCTATCCAATGATCTGAGGAAGTCCGCCATGAAGACTTCTCCG GCTAAGAAGGTGAAGATTACACCTAATCGGCGAATAGACTCATTCTTTGAAGTCAGAAGATCATCCAGGGTTGCCAAAAAACCTGCTCCAAATTACAAAGAG ACAAACTACGATGATAGACGATTGTTAGGAAG GAGAATTTacagccgacctcttttgatgaGTAAACATGCTTCAAATGAAGCAAGGACATTTGCTATTGAGAAAGCAGAAACCATCCAGTCTGGTTTGGATCCTCAGTTTCCTAGCTTCGTTAAACCCATGCTTCATTCACATGTTGCAGTTGGGTTTTGGTTG GGGCTTTCTGTGGAATTCTGCAAGCTGCACCTTCCAAAGCGTGATACTATTATGATTTTGGAGGATGAAGATGGGGAAGTGTACGAGACAAAATTTCTTGCCCTAAAGACTCGGTTAAGTGCTGGATGGAGGGGGTTTGCTATTGCTCATGAGTTAATTGATGGTGATGCTGTCATATTTCAACTAGTTAAGCTAAACAAATTTAAG TTCACACCGAAATGA
- the LOC116261681 gene encoding B3 domain-containing protein At3g19184-like isoform X1: protein MVVGITKYEDIRQKRLEENKRRMEELKLPSLSNDLRKSAMKTSPAKKVKITPNRRIDSFFEVRRSSRVAKKPAPNYKETNYDDRRLLGRRIYSRPLLMSKHASNEARTFAIEKAETIQSGLDPQFPSFVKPMLHSHVAVGFWLGLSVEFCKLHLPKRDTIMILEDEDGEVYETKFLALKTRLSAGWRGFAIAHELIDGDAVIFQLVKLNKFKTIINIPCYTISHHNLKAERNIQKNKLGQRCSGLLALHVHDGWRVITMCASKERMI, encoded by the exons ATGGTGGTGGGGATAACGAAATATGAGGACATTCGTCAGAAGCGGTTGGAAGAGAATAAAAGGAGAATGGAAGAGTTGAAGCTTCCTTCTCTATCCAATGATCTGAGGAAGTCCGCCATGAAGACTTCTCCG GCTAAGAAGGTGAAGATTACACCTAATCGGCGAATAGACTCATTCTTTGAAGTCAGAAGATCATCCAGGGTTGCCAAAAAACCTGCTCCAAATTACAAAGAG ACAAACTACGATGATAGACGATTGTTAGGAAG GAGAATTTacagccgacctcttttgatgaGTAAACATGCTTCAAATGAAGCAAGGACATTTGCTATTGAGAAAGCAGAAACCATCCAGTCTGGTTTGGATCCTCAGTTTCCTAGCTTCGTTAAACCCATGCTTCATTCACATGTTGCAGTTGGGTTTTGGTTG GGGCTTTCTGTGGAATTCTGCAAGCTGCACCTTCCAAAGCGTGATACTATTATGATTTTGGAGGATGAAGATGGGGAAGTGTACGAGACAAAATTTCTTGCCCTAAAGACTCGGTTAAGTGCTGGATGGAGGGGGTTTGCTATTGCTCATGAGTTAATTGATGGTGATGCTGTCATATTTCAACTAGTTAAGCTAAACAAATTTAAG ACAATTATAAACATCCCTTGTTACACGATTTCCCACCATAATCTTAAAGCAGAACGAAATATACAGAAGAATAAGTTGGGACAAAGATGTTCTGGCCTTCTGGCGTTGCATGTTCATGAT GGGTGGCGTGTCATCACCATGTGTGCATCGAAGGAGAGGATGATCTAG